The following coding sequences are from one Methanosarcina sp. WWM596 window:
- a CDS encoding UbiA family prenyltransferase, whose protein sequence is MDSNVFSGNLEQIFKYIRTKAPEYKEENATLELLKSSVLVAFSGALRIHLAFLLFHIQSSILTCIAGGLIIYTVYTLDRALGAEEDTVNRAELNGSNKKVGLTVSLLAFMIGTYILAKEGMLALAFMPFITGYLYSKGIKIGRFALKLKGGLGVKNIVVGLTWGIFIAGLAGSGCGNLVPIVLVFIFFGVKVFINSAIYDFKDIKGDTLAGLKTLPVSLGTQKTRNLLTAMHLLSHLALGIALIHGVLAFEPLIVLYSFICGLICIQSFTNSEDEKLSSRKLERTVLVDGESTSILGLKMVAGALIT, encoded by the coding sequence ATGGACTCCAATGTATTTTCTGGAAATTTAGAGCAGATTTTCAAGTACATAAGAACTAAAGCTCCTGAATACAAAGAGGAAAATGCCACTCTCGAACTCCTTAAAAGTTCTGTTTTAGTTGCGTTCTCTGGTGCACTACGGATACATCTCGCATTTTTACTATTCCATATTCAATCAAGCATACTAACTTGCATTGCAGGTGGTCTAATAATTTATACTGTATACACACTTGACAGAGCTTTAGGAGCCGAGGAAGATACTGTAAACCGGGCGGAACTGAATGGCTCGAATAAAAAAGTTGGACTCACGGTTTCACTGCTGGCTTTTATGATAGGAACTTATATACTAGCAAAAGAGGGAATGCTTGCACTTGCGTTCATGCCCTTCATAACTGGCTACCTGTACAGTAAAGGAATTAAAATAGGAAGGTTCGCTTTGAAACTAAAAGGAGGACTTGGAGTTAAGAATATTGTTGTGGGGCTTACATGGGGCATTTTTATTGCAGGTCTTGCAGGCAGTGGATGTGGAAACCTGGTCCCTATCGTTCTGGTTTTTATTTTCTTTGGAGTTAAAGTATTTATCAACTCTGCCATATATGATTTCAAGGATATAAAAGGAGACACTCTTGCAGGTCTCAAGACTCTTCCCGTAAGCCTTGGAACACAGAAAACCCGCAATCTTCTTACTGCCATGCACCTGCTTTCTCATCTAGCGCTTGGGATTGCCCTTATCCATGGAGTCCTTGCTTTCGAACCCCTTATAGTTCTCTATAGTTTCATTTGCGGACTTATATGTATCCAGAGCTTTACAAATTCTGAGGACGAGAAACTTTCTTCCCGAAAACTTGAAAGGACCGTTCTTGTAGACGGGGAATCCACTTCTATTCTTGGACTCAAGATGGTTGCAGGCGCTCTGATTACATAA
- a CDS encoding class I SAM-dependent methyltransferase, whose protein sequence is MSLENKDRVEKTLTGMALTSESRVLDIGAGPGRLVIPLEERVAHVTAVEPAEGMMEVLKQNIKTYGIRNIDCVYKDWETVNAISDLCPSYDVVFASYSLGMKDIRASIQKMVDVSSGYVYLYWFARDTSWDIHSRNLWPILHGHEYRQGPKADVLYNVLYDMGVYPDVKVFPFEHKNRFENIEEALEHFKPQYAAFSPEQEEILRSYLQKMLEEDNGALVQKGWSTRVKMWWKVSAF, encoded by the coding sequence ATGTCTCTGGAAAATAAAGATAGGGTTGAAAAAACCCTAACTGGAATGGCCCTTACCTCCGAATCCAGAGTTCTTGACATTGGAGCAGGCCCCGGACGCCTGGTAATTCCTCTTGAGGAGAGGGTTGCGCATGTAACAGCAGTCGAGCCTGCAGAAGGAATGATGGAGGTTCTGAAACAAAATATCAAGACTTATGGAATCAGGAATATTGACTGTGTCTATAAAGACTGGGAAACTGTTAATGCAATATCTGACCTCTGTCCCTCCTATGATGTCGTGTTTGCATCTTACTCCCTGGGCATGAAAGATATTCGGGCTTCAATCCAAAAAATGGTTGACGTATCTTCAGGATATGTTTACCTATACTGGTTTGCAAGAGATACTTCCTGGGATATACACTCTCGAAACCTCTGGCCTATCCTGCACGGGCACGAGTATAGGCAGGGTCCAAAAGCAGACGTTCTTTACAACGTACTCTACGATATGGGAGTCTATCCTGATGTGAAGGTTTTTCCTTTTGAGCACAAAAACCGCTTTGAAAACATCGAAGAAGCTCTTGAGCACTTTAAGCCTCAATACGCTGCATTTTCACCTGAGCAGGAAGAAATTCTAAGGTCCTACCTTCAAAAGATGCTGGAAGAAGACAATGGGGCTCTCGTGCAAAAGGGCTGGAGCACAAGGGTGAAAATGTGGTGGAAAGTCTCTGCCTTTTGA
- a CDS encoding acetate uptake transporter, whose translation MSEEIQDIMNLTHVKIQDYTANPAPLGLMAFGMTTVLLNIHNAGFYPMNAMILSMGFFYGGIAQVIAGIEEWKKGNTFGATAFTSYGFFWLTLVGIVLLPQSGNYSGLAAEAFPFAAYLFMWGVFTFFMFIGTLKANRALQVVFLTLAILFFLLAAGNYLGSEAILKIAGYEGIITGLSAIYAALGQVLNEMYGKKMIPL comes from the coding sequence ATGAGTGAGGAAATTCAAGACATTATGAATCTTACGCACGTAAAAATCCAGGATTATACGGCGAACCCGGCTCCCCTGGGTTTGATGGCTTTCGGAATGACAACTGTGCTTTTGAATATACACAATGCAGGCTTCTACCCTATGAACGCGATGATCCTTTCAATGGGCTTTTTCTATGGTGGGATAGCTCAGGTCATTGCCGGGATCGAAGAATGGAAGAAAGGCAATACATTCGGAGCCACAGCTTTTACCTCATACGGATTTTTCTGGCTCACTCTGGTAGGAATTGTCCTGCTTCCGCAGTCTGGAAACTACTCAGGATTGGCAGCTGAGGCATTCCCATTTGCTGCATACCTCTTCATGTGGGGAGTTTTCACCTTTTTCATGTTCATAGGCACTCTGAAAGCCAACAGGGCATTACAAGTTGTTTTTCTGACTCTTGCGATCCTTTTCTTCCTGCTTGCTGCCGGAAACTACCTTGGCAGTGAGGCAATACTCAAAATAGCTGGTTATGAAGGAATTATCACAGGGCTTTCAGCCATCTACGCGGCCCTTGGCCAGGTGCTGAACGAGATGTATGGTAAAAAGATGATTCCTCTCTGA
- the gpmI gene encoding 2,3-bisphosphoglycerate-independent phosphoglycerate mutase, translating to MTQARRPLMLMILDGWGYREAKEGNAILAARTPNLDSLLKEYPWCFLKCSGEAVGLPEGQMGNSEVGHLNIGAGRIVYQDLTRINLSVRNGDFFKNPVLLDAISNAKLNDSSLHIMGLVSYGGVHSYMTHLYALINLAQEKGLKKVYIHAFLDGRDVPPKAALADIKELDAFCKKSGSARVATVSGRYYAMDRDKRWERTQLAYDALTLGVAPYTAPNAETAVSEAYGRGENDEFVKPTIVTGPEGNPKAVIQDNDSIIFFNFRPDRARQLTWAFVNEDFEGFAREKRPKVHYVCMAQYDETLDLPIAFPPEKLDNVLGEVLSKQGLVQLRIAETEKYAHVTFFLNGGQEKFYEGEDRCMIPSPKIATYDLKPEMSAYEVTDEVVRRIQSGKYDVIILNFANMDMVGHTGIFEAAVQAVETVDDCVGRITEALKKAGGVALITADHGNAEQMEDQHTGEPHTAHTSNPVRCIYTGNGEVKALEDGKLSDLAPTLLELLRVPKPEEMKGKSLIVKE from the coding sequence ATGACTCAGGCAAGAAGACCTCTTATGCTCATGATCCTTGATGGATGGGGCTACAGGGAAGCAAAAGAAGGAAACGCTATCCTGGCAGCCAGGACTCCAAACCTCGACAGCCTGCTGAAAGAATATCCATGGTGCTTTTTAAAATGCTCTGGAGAAGCCGTAGGTCTGCCGGAAGGTCAGATGGGAAACTCTGAAGTCGGCCATCTGAATATAGGGGCAGGGAGAATCGTTTATCAGGACCTTACAAGAATAAACCTCTCTGTTAGGAACGGTGACTTTTTTAAAAATCCTGTTTTGCTGGATGCAATTTCGAACGCAAAGCTCAATGATTCAAGCCTGCATATCATGGGGCTTGTCTCTTATGGAGGCGTTCACAGTTATATGACCCACCTTTATGCCCTTATCAACCTTGCACAGGAAAAAGGGCTAAAAAAAGTATATATACATGCTTTTCTGGATGGGAGAGACGTACCCCCCAAAGCTGCTCTTGCAGATATTAAGGAACTTGATGCTTTTTGTAAGAAGAGCGGGAGTGCCAGGGTTGCGACAGTCTCAGGGCGCTACTACGCAATGGACAGGGATAAGCGCTGGGAGAGGACACAGCTTGCCTATGATGCCCTGACTCTCGGAGTTGCTCCGTATACAGCTCCTAATGCTGAAACTGCAGTTTCTGAAGCCTATGGTAGGGGGGAAAATGATGAATTTGTAAAACCTACTATAGTCACTGGTCCTGAAGGAAATCCCAAGGCAGTCATACAGGACAATGATTCAATAATTTTCTTTAATTTCAGGCCCGATAGAGCAAGGCAGCTTACCTGGGCTTTTGTAAATGAGGACTTCGAAGGTTTCGCCAGGGAAAAACGCCCGAAGGTTCACTATGTTTGCATGGCACAGTATGATGAAACCCTGGATTTGCCTATTGCCTTCCCACCTGAAAAACTGGATAATGTGCTTGGAGAAGTACTTAGCAAGCAAGGGCTTGTCCAGCTTCGCATTGCAGAAACCGAGAAATATGCCCATGTGACTTTTTTCCTGAATGGCGGGCAGGAAAAATTCTATGAAGGAGAAGACCGCTGCATGATTCCTTCACCAAAAATTGCCACTTATGACCTCAAACCCGAGATGAGTGCATATGAAGTTACGGATGAGGTGGTCAGGAGAATCCAGTCAGGAAAGTATGATGTAATTATACTCAATTTTGCAAATATGGATATGGTCGGGCATACCGGAATTTTTGAAGCTGCGGTACAGGCGGTAGAAACCGTTGATGACTGCGTGGGTAGGATTACAGAAGCTCTGAAAAAAGCAGGAGGTGTAGCACTTATCACTGCAGACCACGGAAATGCCGAACAGATGGAAGATCAACACACCGGAGAGCCGCATACAGCCCATACCTCAAATCCTGTCAGATGCATTTACACAGGAAACGGTGAAGTAAAAGCCCTTGAGGACGGAAAATTGTCTGACCTTGCTCCCACCCTCCTGGAGCTTCTTAGGGTCCCTAAACCTGAAGAGATGAAAGGTAAATCATTAATTGTAAAAGAGTGA
- a CDS encoding beta-ribofuranosylaminobenzene 5'-phosphate synthase yields MIKITTPSRLHITLIDMNGEIGRMDGGAGLTLSSPNITVTAAEADEIHIEGLQGFADRMNKAVEALLPEGKGIRINVKELIPPHVGFGSGTQAVLVVAAAVNELYGLGKSVRELAFAVKRGGTSGIGVTAFEKGGFIVDGGHRFKDKGAFMPSAASRVPPGPVLFREDFPDWDVVIAVPDDTGMHDQEEINVFQKFCPLPIEEVRDVAHMVLMKMMPAVIEGDIENFGAAVNHVQTVGFNKRESLIWPEFVKNIASFMRSRSYGAGVSSFGPVVYAFVDNREEGRQLKAEVQKMLDESVGGITMMTRAKNSGAEISKL; encoded by the coding sequence ATGATCAAAATAACTACTCCCTCTCGGCTTCACATAACCCTTATCGATATGAACGGTGAGATCGGAAGAATGGACGGGGGAGCAGGGTTGACCCTTTCCTCCCCGAACATAACAGTTACCGCAGCAGAAGCTGATGAAATCCATATCGAGGGGCTGCAGGGATTTGCCGACCGCATGAATAAAGCCGTAGAAGCCTTGCTTCCTGAAGGAAAAGGGATCCGGATTAATGTAAAAGAACTGATTCCTCCTCATGTGGGCTTTGGATCAGGTACCCAGGCTGTTCTGGTTGTGGCAGCAGCTGTGAATGAACTGTATGGGCTTGGAAAAAGTGTTAGAGAACTTGCATTTGCAGTGAAAAGAGGAGGTACTTCGGGCATAGGAGTAACTGCTTTTGAAAAAGGTGGATTCATAGTTGATGGAGGGCACAGGTTCAAAGACAAGGGGGCTTTCATGCCTTCCGCCGCCAGCAGGGTGCCGCCGGGTCCTGTGCTTTTCAGAGAAGATTTTCCTGATTGGGATGTAGTTATTGCAGTTCCTGATGATACGGGTATGCACGACCAGGAAGAGATCAATGTGTTTCAGAAATTCTGCCCCCTTCCGATAGAGGAAGTCCGGGATGTTGCACATATGGTACTCATGAAGATGATGCCTGCAGTAATAGAGGGCGACATCGAAAATTTCGGAGCTGCGGTAAACCATGTCCAGACAGTGGGTTTTAACAAAAGGGAAAGTCTGATCTGGCCCGAATTCGTAAAGAACATTGCCTCTTTTATGCGCAGCCGGAGTTACGGAGCTGGAGTAAGCTCTTTTGGGCCTGTAGTTTATGCTTTTGTAGATAACAGGGAAGAAGGCAGGCAGCTTAAGGCAGAAGTCCAGAAAATGCTTGATGAATCGGTAGGTGGAATCACAATGATGACTCGAGCGAAAAACAGTGGTGCAGAGATATCTAAACTCTGA
- a CDS encoding cation diffusion facilitator family transporter — MSLTRQEIEHSGKEHSYSHAHGIVDPGLLSTDRGLYAIKWSFVGLILTALFQIYVVWVSGSVALLADTIHNFGDAATAIPLGFAFLLSRKKPNKSYTYGYGRAEDLAGLLIVFLILLSAAVAAYESVSRLLSPQPVDFLWAVAVASIIGFLGNELVAKFRIKVGKEIGSAALIADGYHARADGFTSLAVLFGALGTWLGYPLADPIIGLLITIAILHIVWDAGKSVFSRMLDGVDPQIVDDIRQVVSQVKDVRDITEIRVRWLGHRLHAEVNIAVESGLSVKEGHEIAVNVRHRMLHSLNYLSNAVVHVDPREASGEAYHQLPEHEPISPAKSH; from the coding sequence CTGAGCCTGACAAGACAAGAAATCGAGCATTCAGGAAAAGAACACTCATATTCCCATGCCCACGGAATTGTGGACCCCGGACTTCTTTCCACAGATAGAGGGCTATATGCTATCAAATGGTCCTTTGTTGGCTTGATATTAACGGCGCTCTTTCAAATTTATGTCGTATGGGTTTCAGGAAGTGTAGCTCTTCTTGCCGACACCATTCATAACTTTGGGGACGCCGCAACTGCAATCCCGCTGGGTTTTGCCTTCCTGCTCTCCAGAAAAAAACCCAACAAAAGTTATACTTACGGCTACGGCAGGGCAGAAGATCTCGCAGGTCTGTTAATTGTTTTCCTTATTTTACTCAGTGCAGCAGTTGCGGCTTATGAATCAGTTTCCCGGCTTCTATCTCCGCAGCCTGTTGATTTTCTATGGGCTGTGGCTGTAGCCTCAATTATTGGTTTTCTGGGAAATGAACTGGTAGCAAAGTTCAGGATAAAGGTAGGAAAAGAAATAGGAAGTGCTGCCCTTATTGCAGATGGATACCATGCACGTGCAGACGGGTTTACCAGCCTTGCCGTACTTTTTGGAGCCCTGGGCACCTGGCTGGGTTATCCTCTCGCAGACCCTATAATCGGGCTCCTAATCACGATCGCAATCCTCCACATAGTATGGGACGCAGGAAAATCCGTATTTTCCCGCATGCTGGATGGGGTTGACCCTCAAATTGTGGATGATATCCGACAGGTGGTAAGCCAGGTAAAAGATGTAAGGGATATTACAGAGATCAGAGTACGCTGGTTAGGGCACAGGCTTCATGCTGAAGTTAATATTGCAGTAGAATCCGGACTCTCTGTTAAGGAAGGGCATGAAATCGCTGTAAACGTCAGACATAGGATGCTTCATAGTCTAAATTACCTGTCAAACGCGGTTGTACACGTAGATCCCAGGGAAGCGTCCGGAGAGGCTTATCATCAGCTTCCGGAACACGAACCTATATCACCTGCTAAGTCTCATTGA
- the fen gene encoding flap endonuclease-1, whose product MGTDIGDLLQKRKIELTDLSNRVIAIDAFNTLHQFLSIIRQRDGSPLVNSSGKVTSHLSGLLYRTASLVEAGIKPVFVFDGKPPDLKSETLSRRKEVRETSLEKWENAKAEGNLEAAHKYAQASSKVDQTIVEDSKYLLGIMGIPWIQAPCEGEAQAAHMVIKKDADCVASQDYDSFLFGAPSVVRNMTVTGKRKLPGKNVYVDVELEMIDLDETLGVLGVNRDQLIDIAICVGTDYNKGLEKVGPKTALKLIKKHGDIHAVLREKGVEIEGLDNIKELFTHPDVTDDYKIKWGKPDSEKLINFLCGENGFSVDRMEKAIERLKAASGARQKTLDQWF is encoded by the coding sequence ATGGGCACGGACATAGGAGATCTTCTTCAGAAAAGAAAAATAGAGCTTACTGACCTCTCAAACCGGGTGATTGCAATTGATGCATTTAACACCCTTCACCAGTTTTTGAGCATTATCCGCCAGAGGGACGGAAGTCCTCTGGTTAATTCAAGCGGAAAAGTGACCTCCCACCTCTCCGGCCTGCTCTACAGGACAGCAAGCCTGGTTGAAGCCGGAATCAAACCTGTATTCGTTTTTGACGGCAAACCCCCCGACCTGAAATCCGAAACCCTGAGCCGAAGAAAAGAAGTAAGGGAGACTTCACTGGAGAAATGGGAAAATGCAAAGGCAGAAGGGAACCTTGAAGCTGCTCATAAGTATGCTCAGGCGTCTTCAAAGGTTGACCAGACCATTGTTGAAGATTCCAAATACCTTCTCGGAATAATGGGTATTCCCTGGATACAGGCCCCCTGTGAAGGAGAGGCACAGGCTGCTCATATGGTTATTAAAAAGGATGCAGATTGTGTTGCTTCCCAGGACTATGATTCCTTCCTTTTCGGAGCCCCGAGTGTTGTCCGTAACATGACGGTAACTGGAAAACGCAAGCTCCCTGGAAAGAATGTATACGTTGATGTTGAACTTGAAATGATCGACCTCGATGAAACCCTCGGGGTTCTGGGAGTTAACAGGGACCAACTTATCGATATTGCAATCTGTGTAGGCACGGATTATAACAAAGGCCTGGAAAAAGTGGGTCCTAAAACAGCCCTTAAACTAATTAAAAAGCATGGAGACATCCATGCCGTGCTCCGGGAGAAGGGAGTAGAAATCGAAGGGCTGGACAATATAAAGGAACTTTTTACCCATCCTGATGTTACGGACGACTACAAAATCAAATGGGGTAAACCGGATTCCGAAAAACTCATCAACTTCCTCTGCGGGGAGAATGGCTTCTCTGTAGACAGGATGGAAAAAGCTATAGAACGCCTTAAAGCGGCTTCAGGTGCAAGGCAGAAAACCCTTGACCAGTGGTTCTAA
- a CDS encoding transposase produces the protein MPFQTITYPANVPDVTLFSDLIDGICKRIEEIGIPLKEITIVFNRGRNSTDNIEHVLDKMHVVGALPSSMCKDLFHVPLSDFEEEWENGKKNIIKAHRVNGNWYGKGFTGVIKYTEITSRKQIHEWEIKKSDILEKIEEIGSKLNRKGKGRKMTAKGLMNRVVDAIPKQYRGLFDYNVVEKEGALQLNFSLNDDKEKEFLLGMGKTVVFTDKENLATKEIVDMYDSRNMIEEDIKWLKDKLLIPVKPVYVRKDVKIRAHVFLCVMGLLLHNYLLHLIDDQELTIQKLAENLEKIRMGLVYNGKGGENAEFVVEEMNKETAEIFTKLQLGEYIPG, from the coding sequence ATTCCTTTTCAGACAATTACGTATCCTGCAAACGTTCCCGATGTAACTTTGTTTTCGGATCTGATTGACGGTATTTGTAAACGTATAGAAGAGATAGGGATTCCTCTTAAGGAAATAACAATTGTTTTTAATCGAGGAAGGAACTCTACAGATAACATAGAACACGTTTTGGATAAAATGCACGTTGTTGGGGCTTTACCTTCTTCGATGTGCAAAGATTTATTCCATGTTCCTTTGTCCGATTTTGAAGAAGAATGGGAGAATGGAAAAAAGAATATCATCAAAGCTCATCGCGTAAACGGAAACTGGTATGGTAAAGGGTTTACTGGAGTCATAAAATACACTGAAATTACTAGTCGAAAACAGATACATGAGTGGGAAATTAAAAAATCTGATATCCTGGAGAAGATTGAAGAAATAGGCTCAAAACTTAATCGTAAAGGAAAAGGTAGAAAAATGACTGCAAAAGGTCTCATGAATCGTGTTGTTGATGCAATTCCAAAGCAATATAGAGGTCTCTTTGATTACAATGTCGTTGAAAAAGAGGGAGCGTTACAACTTAATTTCAGTTTAAATGATGATAAGGAAAAAGAGTTTCTTTTAGGGATGGGAAAGACTGTTGTGTTTACTGATAAGGAAAATCTTGCAACAAAAGAAATTGTGGACATGTACGATTCTCGAAACATGATTGAAGAGGATATAAAGTGGCTGAAAGACAAGTTATTGATACCGGTAAAGCCTGTGTATGTCAGAAAGGATGTGAAGATCAGAGCTCATGTATTTCTCTGTGTAATGGGGTTACTGCTACACAATTATTTGCTTCATTTGATCGATGACCAGGAACTAACAATTCAAAAGCTGGCCGAGAATCTTGAAAAGATAAGAATGGGATTAGTATACAATGGAAAAGGAGGGGAAAACGCAGAGTTTGTCGTAGAGGAAATGAACAAAGAAACTGCGGAGATCTTTACAAAACTTCAACTTGGGGAGTACATCCCAGGTTGA
- a CDS encoding clostripain-related cysteine peptidase: MGWKFQKAGFTAIIFITILFFLLSSGCLEEKNADFEKSSSGAEIKSNYSAGPETDFPKRQLSTVVAAYMVGSDLESSSGYASKDIFEIIDGASTLNREDTEILIAYGGASVEGWKGMTIAALDDLRKDGEDGVIGNGGSYRKTYPHANMGDAAGLETFLSYLRENYESERVLLIFWDHGDAYRGVCFDENHGYDRLELPELSDTLKASGMHFDLIGFDACLMSTLELARAVKPSADFMLASESIEPTHGWDYVAFIGYISENPNASTEEMGKVVIDSYLENPSHVPPRTLSLLDLSKTDEVLQNVDWLAEDIGTSVSNSKGYCGLGASITKARKFGVEPKKGSEISMDLKSFALRIEEEIPELEGRSDALIKSLEDFVIYSRQDGTMPDAYGISVYSPQTQDNYSTYYGRVSISKAWSEFLDGYSVRTCADFTEPAISKSGDSFSVEDNSGLASVDQVYFIDSPEGPVLIGRIPLTCSGSTNYSLPAWGGEWIFIENSKTGKSSLIYAACGGESENGNRILTTELGLQRDGESRSCLAQLYLDTLNGTVKAYMNPYESLDDGNILFSKEVLEPESGDIITAYAPVYGESGIKDWTALGRLKMDENTTFVYDFLPEGTYYTALYAEDYRLNFNMSEPAEIILG, from the coding sequence TTGGGATGGAAATTCCAGAAAGCAGGATTTACTGCAATTATTTTTATTACAATTCTTTTTTTTCTGCTGAGCAGTGGTTGTCTAGAAGAAAAAAACGCCGACTTTGAAAAATCCAGCAGTGGAGCTGAAATAAAAAGCAACTACTCTGCAGGACCTGAGACGGATTTTCCGAAACGGCAGCTATCTACTGTTGTTGCTGCTTATATGGTTGGAAGTGACCTTGAGTCTTCAAGCGGATATGCCAGCAAGGATATCTTTGAAATTATTGACGGAGCCTCCACACTGAACAGGGAAGATACTGAAATTCTGATAGCTTATGGAGGAGCTTCTGTGGAGGGATGGAAGGGCATGACAATCGCAGCGCTTGATGACCTCAGAAAGGACGGAGAAGATGGAGTCATAGGTAATGGGGGCAGCTACAGGAAAACATATCCCCATGCAAACATGGGAGATGCCGCAGGGCTTGAAACCTTTCTTTCGTATCTCCGAGAAAATTATGAGAGTGAAAGGGTCCTGCTTATTTTCTGGGACCATGGAGATGCTTACAGGGGGGTTTGCTTTGACGAAAATCATGGTTACGACAGGCTGGAGCTTCCTGAACTGAGTGACACTCTTAAAGCTTCTGGAATGCATTTTGACCTTATCGGTTTTGATGCCTGCCTCATGTCCACCCTTGAGCTTGCAAGAGCAGTCAAGCCTTCTGCAGATTTTATGCTCGCCTCAGAATCAATCGAACCCACCCACGGCTGGGACTATGTTGCTTTCATAGGTTATATCTCAGAGAATCCAAACGCCTCTACAGAAGAAATGGGCAAGGTCGTCATCGACAGCTACCTGGAGAATCCCTCTCATGTGCCCCCTAGAACTCTTTCTCTCCTTGACCTCTCTAAAACCGATGAAGTACTGCAGAATGTAGATTGGCTTGCAGAGGATATAGGTACAAGCGTTTCAAACTCAAAAGGGTATTGTGGGCTTGGGGCATCTATTACGAAAGCCCGAAAGTTTGGAGTAGAACCAAAGAAAGGTTCTGAAATCTCAATGGACCTTAAGAGTTTTGCCCTGAGAATCGAAGAGGAAATCCCGGAACTTGAAGGCAGGTCTGACGCTCTCATTAAATCGCTTGAAGATTTTGTTATTTACTCAAGGCAGGACGGCACAATGCCTGATGCATATGGTATATCTGTATATTCCCCCCAAACTCAGGACAACTACTCTACATATTACGGCAGGGTTTCCATTTCAAAAGCCTGGTCGGAATTCCTTGACGGCTACTCAGTGAGAACCTGTGCAGACTTTACAGAACCCGCCATCTCGAAATCCGGAGATTCCTTTTCAGTAGAAGACAATTCAGGGCTGGCTTCAGTAGACCAGGTTTACTTTATAGACTCTCCAGAAGGCCCGGTTCTCATAGGAAGAATACCCCTTACCTGTTCAGGGAGCACAAACTATAGCCTCCCTGCCTGGGGCGGGGAATGGATATTTATAGAGAACTCCAAAACAGGGAAAAGCTCTCTTATTTATGCAGCTTGTGGGGGAGAAAGCGAGAATGGAAACAGGATACTTACTACCGAACTGGGACTTCAAAGAGATGGAGAGTCCAGATCCTGTCTTGCCCAGCTTTATCTGGACACTCTCAACGGGACTGTCAAAGCTTACATGAATCCCTACGAATCCCTGGATGACGGAAACATCCTGTTCTCAAAAGAAGTACTTGAACCGGAATCCGGAGATATTATCACTGCGTATGCACCGGTCTACGGAGAATCCGGCATTAAGGACTGGACAGCACTTGGCAGGCTTAAGATGGATGAAAATACGACTTTTGTCTATGACTTTCTGCCTGAAGGGACCTATTATACCGCACTCTATGCAGAAGATTACCGCCTGAACTTCAATATGAGCGAACCTGCGGAGATTATCCTGGGATAA
- a CDS encoding presenilin family intramembrane aspartyl protease PSH, with protein MSSSEHSLKDYLPILSMAGLILIVQVLALLLSTPMEINDMQAFEDPTQVSNSIYYLMMILVFTLFVLIAIKKNMKWIISLFIYLAIVSTLYYVFFALFTLIPSFAGFENTASLLISIGLTVLLYKYPEWYVIDILGVCIAGGVSALIGISLSVLPVVVLLILLAVYDAISVYKTKHMIAMAEGVMDLKLPILFIIPKNSNYSFIKESFKEGEKREAFFMGLGDAVMPTLLVVSANVFLENGGFSFPVLGAMLGTLAGHVFLSILVMRGNPQAGLPFLNSGAILGFFAGVLISGASII; from the coding sequence TTGAGTTCGAGCGAACATTCACTTAAAGATTATTTGCCGATTCTTTCCATGGCAGGGTTAATTCTGATTGTGCAGGTTCTAGCCCTTCTTTTATCAACGCCAATGGAAATAAATGATATGCAGGCTTTTGAGGACCCGACACAGGTTTCCAATTCTATTTATTATCTTATGATGATCCTTGTTTTTACGCTTTTTGTCCTGATTGCAATAAAGAAAAACATGAAATGGATTATCAGCTTATTTATATATCTCGCTATAGTCAGTACTCTCTACTATGTATTTTTTGCATTGTTTACCCTTATTCCTTCCTTCGCAGGCTTTGAAAATACCGCTTCACTCCTGATTTCTATAGGGTTGACAGTATTGCTTTACAAATACCCGGAGTGGTATGTAATCGATATTCTGGGGGTCTGCATAGCAGGTGGGGTCAGCGCCCTGATAGGGATCTCTCTTTCCGTTCTCCCTGTAGTTGTCCTTCTTATATTGCTTGCAGTCTATGATGCCATCTCGGTATATAAGACAAAACATATGATAGCCATGGCTGAAGGTGTAATGGACCTTAAACTTCCTATTCTTTTTATAATCCCAAAGAACTCAAACTATTCATTCATTAAGGAAAGTTTTAAAGAAGGAGAAAAACGTGAAGCTTTTTTCATGGGCCTTGGAGACGCAGTCATGCCCACTCTTCTGGTAGTTTCCGCAAATGTATTTCTCGAAAATGGAGGGTTCTCGTTCCCTGTACTTGGGGCAATGCTGGGAACTCTTGCAGGGCATGTATTTTTGTCTATCCTGGTAATGAGGGGCAATCCTCAGGCAGGGCTGCCCTTCCTGAATTCAGGAGCAATTCTCGGTTTTTTTGCCGGGGTCCTGATTTCGGGAGCATCAATCATATAA